Part of the Pseudobdellovibrionaceae bacterium genome is shown below.
TTCTGTGAACAGAAGCAATAGTGTGACCGCCGGTCAAATTTATGAAAGCGTCATCGCAAAAGAGCGTCGAGGCGATTACCTAGGGGGCACGGTTCAGGTGATTCCCCATATTACAGACGAAATTAAATCCCGCATTCATGAGGCGGCTCAAGGTTCTGAGATCATCATTGTTGAAATCGGTGGTACCGTAGGGGATATCGAAGGCCTCGCTTTTTATGAAGCCATTCGGCAGATGCGGGTGGATGTGGGTGATGAAAACTGCATTTATGTACACGTGACTTACGTGCCCTATATATCGGCAGCGGGTGAGCTTAAAAGTAAACCTACTCAGCACTCGGTGAAAGAATTGCGTGAAATCGGTATTCAGCCGGACTTCTTAATTTGCCGTTCAGAAAAATCCATTGATCAAGAGTTGAAATCAAAAATTGGTTTATTTTGTAGTGTCAGACCCGAAAATGTAATTGCGGCTTCGGACTCAAGCACCATTTACGAAGTTCCCTTGGTCTTACATAAAGAACATTTTGATGAAAAAGTGGTGAATAGACTGGGGTTGGCCACACCAGAGCCGAAACTTGATGGTTGGCGTGAAATGGTGAAAACCTTAAAGAATCCTGAAAAGGAAACAACCATCGGTATTGTTGGAAAATACGTAAACCTAAAAGAGAGTTATAAGTCTCTCCACGAAGCCATCGTGCATGGTGGGATTGCCAATAGCACCCGTGTGAACGTGGTGTATATTGATTCAGAACCGCTGAATGCTAGTAATATTCACGAAGCGCTTGCTGGCGTGGGTGGTGTTTTAGTTCCCGGCGGTTTTGGCGAGCGGGGTGCAGAAGGTAAAATAGCAGCCATCCAATATGCGCGCGAAAATGCCATACCATTTTTTGGAATTTGTTTTGGAATGCAACTTGCGACCATCGAGTTTGCACGGAATGTCTGTGGAATAGAAAACGCCACCAGCCGAGAATTTGATACACCGGGAAAAGGTGTGAGAAATCTAGTTATTGATTTTATGGCTGATCAAAGAGATTTAAAAAATAAAGGTGGCACGATGCGACTGGGTGCTTATCCATGCAGTCTGCAAAAAGGCACTCGTGCCTATGAAGTGTACGGCCAATCGTTGATCCACGAGCGGCATCGTCATCGTTATGAATTTAACAACAAGTACAGACCGCTATTTAAAAAGAACGGAATGAATCTTTCAGGAATTTGTGAAGACAGAGATTTGGTAGAGATCGTTGAAATCAGTGAGCACCCATGGTTCGTTGGAGTGCAATTTCATCCTGAGTTTCGTTCGCGCCCCATGGGGCCACACCCTCTGTTTACGAGTTTTGTAGAAGCCGCATCGAAGTATTTAAGGCCACAACGTCGCTCGGAAAAAGCGGCTTCAGAACGCAAAACGCCTCGGAAGACTCGCCGGTCATCGGCATCTGTGCAGGTGGGGAGCTAGAGAACATGGCGAGAGAAGATATTGAAGAGGGGCGACGAGTTCTGCGAGTGGAGGCCGAAGCTATCTTGGCGGTGGTTGAGCGTTTGGATGACCAGTTTGCTCAAGCCGTGGAAAAGGTCTCTGGTTGCACCGGCAAAGTGATTGTTACCGGCATTGGTAAATCAGGGCAGATTGCTAGAAAGATTGCCAGTACAATGAGTTCTACCGGCACACCGGCTTTGTTTGTTCATCCCGCTGAAAGCTCCCACGGTGATTTGGGTGTGATTGCCAAAGATGATTTGGTGATCGCCATCAGTTATGGAGGTGAATCTGAAGAAATGGCTGCCATTTTCAACTATGTGGGGCGAAAAGGAATTTCACTGATCGCCATGACAGGCCGGCCAGAGAGTTCTCTGGGGCGCGCCGCCCAATTGGTTTTAGATATTTCAGTAAAGGAAGAAGCCTGCCCGCTTAAGCTTGCACCCACATCCAGTTCCACGGTGTCGTTGGCATTGGGCGACGCCTTGGCTATGGCTGTATTAAAACGCCGAGGGTTTAAGGAAGCTGACTTTGCAGAATTTCATCCGCGTGGGAGCCTGGGGCGAAAATTGCTGACCAGAGTCTGTGATGTTATGCACACAGGAGAGTCAGTGCCTCTTGTTCTTGAAGATGTAGATATGGTTCAAGTTATTGGCCAGATGACATCCAAAGACGTGCGGGGAGTGGCAGGAGTAGTAGATTCTAGTGATAAACTGATTGGTATTATTACCGACGGAGATATTCGTCGGCGTTTGGAAAAAAACAACAAACCCATCACGGAGCAGGCCAAAGATCTCATGTCGTGGGCGCCAAAGACCATTGACGCCAATGAGCTGGCAGTAAAGGCCTTGTTTATGATGGAGCAGTTTCAGATTCAAACTCTGTTCGTCACAGACCGGTCAGCGAACAACCCCTCAAAACCCGTGGGCCTCATTCATTTACAAGACCTTATTAGGGCAAGAATCAGTTAACTGGCCTTTAGGTGAGGCTGCGTGGTCGGGAATAGCTATTTTTTGGTCAAAGCATTAGGCTAGAAGGTACCTTTTATTAGGAGACTTTCATGCAAAATCTATTGCTTGCTTTGTTGCTACTTGTATCACTGCCGACATTTGCTGAGACCATTGAATTTTCAGAAGATGAGTTAGCCACTGAAACCGTTCTCCCGGTTTTTGATAAAACTCAAGTGGTTAAGAATCGAACCATATCAGTAAGTAAAAGATTTGAATTGGGTGCCGGCGCCGGTGTGAATATGACAGAGGCCCTCTATAACAATTTGATTCTAAATATTAGTGGGGCCTATCACTTTGATGAAATCCACGGGATTAATGTGAACGCCACATTAACCGGGTCAGGACTCTCTGCCATGGGAGAAAACTTAGCGCAGGGTATTGGGATGCAAGCTTCAGGACGAAAACTCGATGCGAGTCGGGCACCCTCAGTTAAGTATCTTGTATTAGGAAACTACCAATTGACGGCCTACTACGGAAAAATCAGCGTATCTAAGCAAACCACAATGAATCTTTCCCTTTACGGGTTAGCGGGTATGGGTCTAGTGGGTTTTGATGATTCCACAAATCTGGCCATGAGTTTTGGCTTCGGTCAGAAAGTCTATTTCACCAAGGAATTGGCCCTACGTCTAGATATGCGCCTCATTACCTATCAGGGTCCTGATGTAACAACAACGACGGACAATCTAGAACCAGGGGGCCCAAAACTAACTTCAGATGACCTGAGCTCCACAAACTTCTTCCACACCCACCTCACTCTAGGTCTAGTCTATCTCCTATAACCCATCCCCTCCCAGCAAGAATCCAGAAGACGAAGCCAAATCCAAAAAAGCCCAAACCAGGGCCCGGGTTCCATCTGCCGCTCACGGTGTGCATGGCGCATTGATTTGATGCAGAGGCAACCAGGGTTGCCGAACAACAAATCAATGGACTTGGGTTCGGGCTCTGATGCGTCCGTGCCAATTGCACGGCGCACCAGGGGGCGAACCTTCATTACATGGGTTGCGGCACGAAGTGACGCAATCCGAAGACGACATGCGGCCACAAGTGACAGGCAGATGGAACCCGGGCCCTGGTTTGGGCTTTTTTGGATTTGGTTGGCGTATGGCCTTTCGGCTAATTCTATAATGCTGGTCCAGATTCTTCTGCAATCAATTAGAAAATATCAACCATTTTGATATCTTAATAAGGTAGCAGCGAGTTTAATTGGAGTGCATCAGGTGACTACAGCAACGGCAAAATTCGTATTTCTAGCTGTCATTCTTGGAGCTATGAGTGGTGGTATATGTTCAAAGCCATCCTATGCTCAGGAACCAGCAGATGAAGTGGAATCTCTCTACGATCGTTTTGAAGATAAAGAAGAAAAAGAATCGCAATCCCGTCAAGAAGCTAAAAAATCACAAAAAACCATAAAACCATCACATATTTCTGATTTGGCTCAGCTCTCACCATTTGAAGATATAGCTGTGATCCAACGTCGATTCTTACCAAAAACCAATCGCTTTGAAGCGTCTCTTGTGGGAACCATTGCAACGAACAATGCTTTTTTCAATACGAATGGTGCTGCCTTAAAAGCGGCCTACTTCTTTAAAGAAAAGTACGGTTTAGAGTTCACCTACATGTTTATTAATAGCCAAGAAAGAACCATCACAGAAAACCTGCTAAATGTGCAACAGATTCAAACCTCAAGCTTTGTTGAGCCCAAAAACTATATGGGGTTGTCATTTAAATGGTCTCCCATATACGGAAAAGTGGCCTGGCTCGATAACCGCATTGTGCCCTTTGACATTTACTTTA
Proteins encoded:
- a CDS encoding CTP synthase codes for the protein MPLVQKYIFVTGGVVSSIGKGLTAASLGTLLESRGLKVTLMKCDPYINVDPGTMSPLQHGEVYVTEDGAETDLDLGHYERFTHVSVNRSNSVTAGQIYESVIAKERRGDYLGGTVQVIPHITDEIKSRIHEAAQGSEIIIVEIGGTVGDIEGLAFYEAIRQMRVDVGDENCIYVHVTYVPYISAAGELKSKPTQHSVKELREIGIQPDFLICRSEKSIDQELKSKIGLFCSVRPENVIAASDSSTIYEVPLVLHKEHFDEKVVNRLGLATPEPKLDGWREMVKTLKNPEKETTIGIVGKYVNLKESYKSLHEAIVHGGIANSTRVNVVYIDSEPLNASNIHEALAGVGGVLVPGGFGERGAEGKIAAIQYARENAIPFFGICFGMQLATIEFARNVCGIENATSREFDTPGKGVRNLVIDFMADQRDLKNKGGTMRLGAYPCSLQKGTRAYEVYGQSLIHERHRHRYEFNNKYRPLFKKNGMNLSGICEDRDLVEIVEISEHPWFVGVQFHPEFRSRPMGPHPLFTSFVEAASKYLRPQRRSEKAASERKTPRKTRRSSASVQVGS
- a CDS encoding KpsF/GutQ family sugar-phosphate isomerase, whose product is MAREDIEEGRRVLRVEAEAILAVVERLDDQFAQAVEKVSGCTGKVIVTGIGKSGQIARKIASTMSSTGTPALFVHPAESSHGDLGVIAKDDLVIAISYGGESEEMAAIFNYVGRKGISLIAMTGRPESSLGRAAQLVLDISVKEEACPLKLAPTSSSTVSLALGDALAMAVLKRRGFKEADFAEFHPRGSLGRKLLTRVCDVMHTGESVPLVLEDVDMVQVIGQMTSKDVRGVAGVVDSSDKLIGIITDGDIRRRLEKNNKPITEQAKDLMSWAPKTIDANELAVKALFMMEQFQIQTLFVTDRSANNPSKPVGLIHLQDLIRARIS
- a CDS encoding outer membrane beta-barrel domain-containing protein, giving the protein MQNLLLALLLLVSLPTFAETIEFSEDELATETVLPVFDKTQVVKNRTISVSKRFELGAGAGVNMTEALYNNLILNISGAYHFDEIHGINVNATLTGSGLSAMGENLAQGIGMQASGRKLDASRAPSVKYLVLGNYQLTAYYGKISVSKQTTMNLSLYGLAGMGLVGFDDSTNLAMSFGFGQKVYFTKELALRLDMRLITYQGPDVTTTTDNLEPGGPKLTSDDLSSTNFFHTHLTLGLVYLL
- a CDS encoding outer membrane beta-barrel domain-containing protein, with the protein product MTTATAKFVFLAVILGAMSGGICSKPSYAQEPADEVESLYDRFEDKEEKESQSRQEAKKSQKTIKPSHISDLAQLSPFEDIAVIQRRFLPKTNRFEASLVGTIATNNAFFNTNGAALKAAYFFKEKYGLEFTYMFINSQERTITENLLNVQQIQTSSFVEPKNYMGLSFKWSPIYGKVAWLDNRIVPFDIYFTPGFGMTKTALGKSEMTASLGFGQNFGLSKNWAIRWDFNWNFYQATVINQTTSLEENKFHSDLFLSLGASWYFPEADYR